One Leptospiraceae bacterium genomic window carries:
- a CDS encoding chemotaxis protein CheW gives MTKSDKIQLLTWRLGDQLFGAEIEYCLEVQKDLTILKVPHSKDYISGITNLRGDVVTVINLNFILGQKKSITSSKPIIIRFKYNNKQLAIEADSISEVLEIPVDKLESANIHLTESELVYISKVFYTEYGIILVLNIKELFVIH, from the coding sequence ATGACTAAATCAGATAAAATTCAACTATTGACATGGAGATTAGGCGATCAATTGTTCGGCGCTGAAATTGAGTATTGTCTTGAAGTGCAAAAAGATTTAACTATCTTAAAAGTCCCTCATAGCAAAGATTATATTTCTGGTATAACTAACTTGCGCGGTGATGTCGTTACAGTAATAAATCTGAATTTTATTTTAGGACAAAAAAAGAGTATAACGAGTAGTAAACCTATTATTATAAGATTCAAATACAACAATAAACAATTAGCCATTGAAGCAGATTCCATATCAGAAGTTCTTGAAATACCGGTAGATAAATTAGAATCGGCCAATATTCACTTAACTGAAAGTGAACTAGTTTATATCTCAAAAGTATTCTATACTGAATATGGAATTATACTTGTATTAAATATTAAAGAACTTTTTGTAATTCATTAA
- a CDS encoding manganese efflux pump: MNFIASILIGVSLSLDCFAISITQGLRKNINPRRAILILSFLFALFQSGMLVIGYFAGSFSSGFLGSLARWISALLLFFIGAKMLKEGFEEEYEETTVQNFQEYIILSISTSIDALAAGFTLPTLQVDWILTTICVGIVCFLLSMVGGLFGKLLGEKFGKRSELFGGLILIILGIKVLM; the protein is encoded by the coding sequence ATGAATTTCATTGCTTCCATTTTAATTGGAGTTAGTTTGTCGTTGGATTGTTTTGCAATTTCGATTACGCAGGGACTCCGGAAAAATATAAATCCGAGAAGAGCGATTCTCATTTTGTCTTTTCTGTTTGCGCTCTTTCAATCAGGCATGTTAGTCATTGGATATTTTGCAGGCTCATTCTCTTCTGGATTCCTTGGTAGCCTAGCAAGATGGATTTCTGCGCTACTACTTTTTTTTATCGGAGCCAAGATGTTGAAAGAAGGATTTGAAGAAGAATATGAGGAGACAACAGTTCAGAACTTTCAAGAATACATTATTCTTTCCATCTCTACAAGCATAGATGCATTAGCCGCTGGTTTTACTTTGCCAACCTTGCAAGTAGATTGGATACTTACTACGATTTGTGTTGGAATCGTATGCTTCTTACTCAGTATGGTAGGCGGCTTATTTGGTAAACTGCTGGGTGAAAAATTTGGAAAACGCTCTGAACTATTCGGAGGATTAATCCTAATTATCCTCGGAATTAAAGTTTTAATGTAG
- a CDS encoding 3-oxoacid CoA-transferase, translating into MKKDVLVFQNPDDMLAQFIEPNMHIHISATIGRPNALISSLARVFKNTNPDFTISTVAFHSTAHVLALKKLMKKAITGFLGDNYPKPSPNRLYMNVLNNQPFEVELWSLLSMIQRLMAGAQHLPYYVTKSLVDSDLFWDKLNKSVFVVPDPDNPSENLTLISALNPDYTFVHGVCADENGNIVLPQPMGEGNWGALAAKQGVIATVEKFVPADKIPPEYIHIPGVCVRAVCEAKFGAHPQSLRVPLSLKSIPDFADISSYRDDYNFIMEAATVGDSDIAAQAFELMWVDLKGGHNTYLEILGEERLESLKKPQKIRNKRLSQAPANESEQMIIIASRAIVDHVVNRHYSTILAGIGAAHMAAWCAAYLLERKNIKVKVMAELGFYGVLPHYGDIFLFSQLHANRSEQLSDIVQILGTLVPKDCLGVLGLAEIDRFGNINSTRLPNGKFMVGSGGANDIASTADCLVVGKAIKSRFVDNVSYITSPGANVFQVVCQFGRFTRNIDKSKYELTHFLPSPFDLEIGPKEAVEKYTSWSAYAGLPLMEEPPSQDELDILRRLDPDKIFLG; encoded by the coding sequence ATGAAAAAAGACGTTTTGGTTTTCCAAAATCCCGATGATATGTTAGCTCAGTTTATTGAGCCGAATATGCATATTCATATTTCAGCAACCATTGGTCGACCGAATGCTCTTATTAGTTCTCTCGCCCGTGTTTTTAAAAATACAAATCCTGATTTTACAATTAGCACGGTAGCATTTCATTCAACTGCGCACGTTTTAGCCTTAAAAAAATTGATGAAGAAAGCCATTACGGGTTTTCTGGGGGATAATTACCCTAAACCTTCTCCGAATAGACTCTACATGAATGTATTGAACAATCAACCATTCGAAGTAGAACTCTGGTCATTGCTAAGTATGATTCAGAGATTGATGGCTGGAGCCCAACACCTTCCTTATTATGTAACAAAATCTTTAGTCGATAGCGATTTGTTTTGGGACAAATTAAACAAATCCGTTTTTGTTGTGCCCGATCCGGATAATCCAAGTGAAAATTTAACTCTCATATCTGCGTTAAATCCTGATTACACGTTCGTCCATGGAGTTTGTGCAGATGAAAATGGAAATATAGTTTTACCACAACCAATGGGAGAAGGAAACTGGGGAGCACTGGCCGCCAAACAAGGAGTAATCGCAACGGTAGAGAAATTTGTTCCAGCAGATAAAATTCCACCCGAATACATTCATATTCCTGGCGTTTGTGTTAGGGCAGTATGCGAAGCAAAATTTGGAGCACATCCACAATCTCTTCGAGTTCCTCTTTCCCTAAAAAGCATTCCTGATTTTGCAGATATATCTTCTTACCGAGATGATTATAATTTTATCATGGAAGCAGCTACCGTTGGAGATTCAGATATTGCAGCGCAAGCATTCGAGCTTATGTGGGTAGACCTAAAAGGTGGTCATAATACTTACCTTGAAATTTTGGGTGAAGAAAGACTTGAGAGTCTCAAAAAACCACAAAAGATTCGAAACAAGCGTCTATCGCAAGCACCTGCAAACGAATCAGAACAGATGATTATCATTGCATCGAGAGCAATTGTCGATCATGTGGTAAATCGACATTATTCGACAATACTTGCGGGTATAGGTGCAGCTCATATGGCTGCTTGGTGTGCCGCTTATTTATTGGAACGCAAAAATATTAAAGTAAAAGTCATGGCAGAGTTAGGGTTTTACGGGGTTTTGCCGCATTACGGCGATATATTTCTATTCAGTCAGCTTCATGCAAATAGGTCTGAACAGCTATCTGACATCGTTCAAATTTTAGGGACGTTAGTTCCTAAAGACTGTCTTGGAGTATTGGGATTAGCCGAAATTGATCGATTTGGTAATATTAATTCTACTCGTCTTCCAAATGGAAAATTCATGGTAGGCTCAGGTGGGGCAAATGATATTGCCTCTACAGCAGATTGCCTTGTAGTAGGAAAGGCAATTAAAAGCCGCTTTGTGGATAATGTGAGTTATATTACATCTCCGGGGGCAAATGTGTTTCAAGTAGTTTGTCAGTTTGGTCGATTTACCCGCAACATTGATAAATCTAAATATGAACTAACGCATTTTCTTCCATCTCCTTTTGATCTTGAAATAGGACCAAAGGAAGCTGTAGAAAAATATACATCTTGGTCGGCTTATGCTGGTTTACCGCTCATGGAAGAACCTCCTTCTCAAGATGAATTGGATATTTTACGTAGACTCGATCCGGACAAAATCTTTCTGGGTTAA
- a CDS encoding response regulator has protein sequence MSIEDEMDILIIDEDQAVLFELKTFFTSKGYSVITASLFSRGLEYIILHNPKVVITEIIKNGSQEGIEVLRTLRRIKSGSVFIILTNKTQTDPSYIKSLGLIFEYIKKPAPLIHLLETIQKAIQFNKELTESFHSLTKDETFLKDQLEWLLWKEQRNANSKNLFGKVIIETIVHSIFQGMGVGGIVSLIELIEMSKKDEGDYTKIKTKQLNSLIKNVEPIKVIKEKLDNVVRIFDLQFEKEMIDGNGMNRIIHESVLSVEPLRIIKDHKIKIAPIEIKSKVVGNADLLSMAIRELLTNAFKYSSEKTEVHISCFKHDDGVSFIIMNSILPVQNGITGIPPELEYEIFEPFFKINHNYDERFYREEIGFGIGLSVIKHSITKIGGDIHLREIMDHVTSATPTKKILAELILPYHK, from the coding sequence ATGAGTATAGAAGATGAAATGGACATTTTAATTATTGATGAGGATCAAGCCGTCTTATTTGAATTAAAAACTTTTTTTACATCTAAAGGCTACTCAGTAATTACCGCTTCCCTATTTTCAAGGGGGTTGGAATACATTATATTACACAATCCTAAAGTAGTTATCACGGAAATTATAAAAAATGGAAGTCAAGAAGGCATTGAAGTTTTAAGAACACTGAGAAGAATAAAATCAGGCTCCGTCTTCATTATTTTAACCAATAAAACACAAACTGATCCCAGTTATATAAAAAGCCTCGGACTAATTTTTGAGTATATCAAAAAACCAGCTCCACTCATACATTTATTAGAAACAATTCAAAAGGCAATTCAATTCAACAAAGAATTGACGGAATCATTTCATTCACTGACTAAAGATGAAACCTTTTTGAAAGACCAACTAGAATGGCTGCTTTGGAAAGAACAAAGAAATGCAAATTCAAAAAATTTATTTGGTAAGGTCATCATTGAAACAATCGTTCATTCCATTTTTCAAGGAATGGGAGTTGGAGGAATCGTATCCCTCATAGAACTCATTGAAATGAGTAAAAAAGATGAAGGGGATTACACTAAAATAAAAACCAAACAGTTAAATTCCTTAATTAAAAATGTAGAACCAATCAAGGTAATAAAAGAGAAGTTAGATAATGTAGTCAGAATTTTTGATCTTCAATTTGAGAAAGAAATGATTGATGGAAATGGAATGAATAGAATAATTCATGAATCCGTTTTATCTGTAGAACCGTTGAGGATCATTAAAGACCATAAAATTAAAATTGCACCCATAGAAATTAAATCTAAAGTAGTGGGTAATGCTGATTTGCTTTCCATGGCAATAAGAGAATTACTGACAAATGCGTTCAAGTATTCGTCTGAGAAAACGGAAGTGCATATATCTTGCTTTAAACATGATGATGGGGTTTCTTTTATTATTATGAATTCTATTTTACCAGTTCAAAATGGAATTACAGGTATTCCTCCCGAATTGGAATATGAAATATTTGAACCTTTTTTTAAAATCAATCATAATTATGATGAACGATTTTACAGAGAAGAAATTGGCTTTGGTATCGGTCTTTCAGTTATCAAACACAGCATTACGAAAATTGGTGGAGATATTCATCTAAGAGAAATAATGGATCATGTCACCAGCGCAACACCGACTAAGAAAATTTTAGCAGAACTAATTCTACCTTACCATAAGTAG
- a CDS encoding response regulator, translating into MMSVTILIVDDSEYMRDIISQTLEVKDYTVLQAYNGKEGLDVFKSNTLDLIITDINMPEMDGITFIKEIRKINSSLPVIVLTTESVDSKKQDAMGAGANGWVVKPFSPVNFLAMIEDVLN; encoded by the coding sequence ATCATGTCTGTAACGATATTAATTGTAGATGATTCTGAATACATGAGAGATATTATTTCCCAGACTTTAGAGGTGAAAGATTATACTGTATTACAAGCCTATAACGGCAAAGAAGGATTAGATGTGTTTAAAAGCAATACACTGGATTTAATCATAACGGATATTAATATGCCTGAAATGGATGGAATAACTTTTATAAAGGAAATTAGAAAAATAAATTCATCTCTGCCAGTTATTGTATTAACGACAGAATCAGTTGACTCAAAAAAGCAAGATGCAATGGGAGCTGGTGCGAATGGATGGGTCGTTAAGCCATTTAGTCCAGTAAATTTTTTAGCAATGATTGAAGATGTGCTTAATTAG
- a CDS encoding 1-acyl-sn-glycerol-3-phosphate acyltransferase, which produces MTKINSIQPPLHFIDPAFDLKAYYFAKYIHPFKIKFTTPIRKIEFSNIEILADLYHKFANNKVRLMIAFRHPNADDPLCLIHIFSKLLPDFFKKNNTKIDDITHFHFVWDRGIPLWAGEFTSKLYSRLGGTPIHRGKVDWKGLNSIRNLFANGRFPLAIAPEGATNGHNEIIGPLEPGIGQMGLWCLDDLEKQDRKEDVYILPLGIQYSYIEEDWNRLETLLDSFIQDLSAKDVLVPFGLTEGMNSIQARLYEKLYKSALSLLSTIEDYYKGHYGRLPKKEESTDLPERLHTLLDNILSVPENFFQVTPRGNIIDRCRKLEQASWNWIYREDISDSISLIQKHLLDRMARQSKEMDWHMRLVESFVSITGTYIKEKPSFERFTEISYLLFDTISKIKTGSGQKRPDLGKYKVRITAGNPILVNEYHAIHKTGKRGTKEAVDKIGEELFRRMNELIGK; this is translated from the coding sequence ATGACTAAAATTAATTCAATCCAACCACCGCTTCATTTTATTGATCCAGCGTTTGATTTAAAGGCATATTACTTTGCTAAGTATATTCATCCTTTTAAAATAAAATTTACAACGCCGATTCGGAAAATAGAATTTTCTAATATTGAAATATTGGCTGATTTATATCATAAATTTGCAAATAATAAAGTGAGGCTAATGATAGCTTTCCGCCACCCGAATGCAGATGACCCCCTTTGCCTGATTCATATTTTCTCTAAATTGCTTCCTGATTTTTTTAAAAAGAATAATACCAAGATAGATGACATAACGCATTTTCATTTTGTTTGGGATAGAGGAATACCTCTCTGGGCAGGAGAGTTCACAAGCAAACTGTATTCTAGACTTGGAGGAACACCCATTCACCGAGGCAAGGTAGACTGGAAAGGATTAAATTCAATTCGAAATCTATTTGCTAACGGCAGATTCCCATTAGCCATAGCGCCAGAAGGAGCAACGAACGGTCACAATGAAATCATTGGTCCGCTCGAGCCAGGCATTGGACAAATGGGACTCTGGTGTTTAGACGACTTAGAGAAACAAGATAGAAAGGAAGATGTCTATATTTTGCCTTTAGGAATTCAGTATTCCTATATAGAAGAAGATTGGAATCGCTTGGAGACTCTTCTCGATTCCTTTATTCAGGATTTGAGCGCAAAAGATGTATTAGTCCCATTCGGTCTTACAGAAGGAATGAATTCCATTCAGGCACGTCTTTATGAAAAGTTATACAAATCAGCCCTGAGCTTACTTAGCACAATTGAAGATTATTACAAAGGGCATTACGGACGTTTGCCAAAGAAGGAAGAATCAACTGACTTACCAGAAAGATTGCATACTTTGCTAGATAATATTCTTTCTGTTCCAGAGAACTTTTTTCAAGTCACTCCCCGCGGAAATATCATTGATCGCTGTCGAAAATTGGAGCAGGCTAGTTGGAATTGGATTTATCGAGAAGACATTTCAGATAGTATTTCATTGATTCAAAAACATCTATTGGACAGAATGGCTAGACAATCAAAGGAAATGGATTGGCATATGCGGCTTGTGGAAAGTTTTGTTTCTATTACCGGGACATATATTAAAGAAAAACCTAGCTTTGAGCGGTTTACAGAGATTAGCTACTTACTCTTCGATACCATTTCTAAAATTAAAACTGGAAGTGGACAAAAAAGACCTGATCTTGGAAAATATAAAGTAAGGATAACGGCAGGTAACCCGATTTTAGTAAATGAGTATCATGCCATTCATAAAACCGGAAAACGCGGAACAAAAGAAGCAGTAGATAAAATTGGTGAAGAACTATTTAGAAGAATGAATGAGCTGATTGGGAAATAA
- a CDS encoding DUF2225 domain-containing protein: MADASKGLINPIMTAMVTCPVCDRDNVIFYSLKAKSLASKQNVFSIPIYLDTPKYMYVDYNDYTFSVCPDCFFTSVNKKEFIFIDSITGIKNKTVLLPKVLQHWKENPKEVEDVLIDNFVDANAYKEPRTDEGIISSIKLAIYKTGLEIKYKIPYSYLRRGKIYLKLFYTSRKLYKKDNEDILKLALEDFEYVFKESDFPDISYEYELLYLIAAIYMRLGDETKATSYLKVFDQTKGEILQKAKADPKINTTEVVKWLTRARNLWQDRSDNNVWEVLNPWPIR, from the coding sequence ATGGCAGATGCATCGAAGGGATTGATTAATCCTATCATGACAGCAATGGTTACCTGTCCCGTTTGTGACAGAGACAATGTTATATTTTATTCTTTAAAAGCTAAATCACTTGCAAGTAAACAAAATGTTTTTAGCATTCCCATTTACTTAGATACACCAAAGTATATGTATGTGGATTACAACGATTATACGTTCAGCGTATGTCCTGATTGTTTTTTCACAAGTGTAAACAAGAAAGAATTTATATTCATAGATTCCATTACAGGAATTAAAAATAAAACTGTATTACTACCAAAAGTATTACAACATTGGAAAGAAAATCCAAAAGAAGTCGAAGATGTTCTCATCGATAACTTTGTTGATGCAAATGCATATAAAGAGCCTAGAACAGATGAAGGAATTATTTCTAGTATCAAACTTGCCATTTACAAAACTGGACTTGAAATAAAATATAAAATTCCTTATTCCTATTTACGAAGAGGAAAAATCTACCTGAAACTTTTTTATACTTCGCGTAAGCTTTATAAAAAAGACAACGAGGATATTCTAAAACTAGCATTAGAAGACTTTGAGTATGTATTCAAAGAATCAGATTTTCCAGATATTTCTTATGAATATGAATTGCTTTATTTGATAGCAGCGATATACATGCGATTAGGCGATGAAACAAAGGCAACTAGTTATCTAAAAGTATTCGATCAAACCAAAGGCGAAATTCTACAAAAAGCAAAAGCGGATCCAAAGATCAATACAACGGAAGTAGTTAAATGGCTCACAAGAGCTAGAAATCTATGGCAAGATAGAAGCGATAACAATGTTTGGGAAGTATTGAATCCCTGGCCGATACGCTAA
- a CDS encoding biliverdin-producing heme oxygenase, with amino-acid sequence MENINTILKTNTAELHKKLEQIGFVDKIFNKSLTLEEYKKLILANYIFHLPLEENLKKISENANWNIQWKIPFLEKDRVALGNFAIPEIENTFIPKDLYEALGCLYVLEGATLGGRVIKRQLETLPIQMHYYGCYGEDNTAHWKNFMQLLSTQVDTESKAAITLSAAKQTFEFGIRCFELATLKL; translated from the coding sequence ATGGAAAATATAAACACAATTCTCAAAACAAACACAGCCGAGTTACACAAGAAGCTTGAGCAAATAGGTTTCGTAGATAAAATCTTCAACAAGTCACTGACTCTAGAAGAATACAAAAAGCTAATCTTAGCAAATTACATTTTCCATTTACCGCTAGAAGAAAATCTAAAAAAGATTTCAGAAAATGCTAATTGGAACATTCAGTGGAAAATTCCTTTCCTTGAGAAAGACAGAGTTGCCCTCGGTAACTTTGCAATTCCAGAAATTGAAAATACTTTTATTCCTAAAGATTTATACGAAGCGCTAGGTTGTCTCTATGTATTAGAAGGTGCCACACTCGGTGGAAGAGTAATCAAAAGACAACTAGAGACATTGCCCATTCAAATGCATTACTATGGTTGTTACGGAGAAGACAATACTGCACACTGGAAAAATTTTATGCAGTTACTTTCAACTCAAGTTGACACGGAGAGCAAAGCCGCTATTACTCTCTCCGCCGCAAAGCAAACTTTCGAGTTTGGAATCCGATGCTTTGAACTAGCTACATTAAAACTTTAA
- a CDS encoding NmrA family NAD(P)-binding protein, with protein sequence MADRIKKIGIIGATGMLGKPVVNALLTTGFEVYAMVRDIIQAKIELPIGVNLIVGDMGNPLDIENFLNNVEAVHLNLSIEPGEWQGEFHTEEQGLKLFLEIAKRKNIKRISYLSSLLMNYQGSNGFDWWVFNVKLSAMKQIKTSGIPYAIFYASSFMENFLNNQKHGSKISLAGKSRFKMFYISGEDYGRQVANSYKILTTETRDYAVQGLMPYTAEEAANLFVRFYKKEKLKVQKIPFFILRFLGKISHKFLYISKLSEAINNYQEKFQAELTWKELGKPIVTIEEYAARF encoded by the coding sequence TTGGCAGATAGAATAAAAAAAATCGGTATCATCGGTGCCACTGGAATGCTTGGCAAACCAGTGGTAAACGCCTTATTAACCACTGGCTTTGAAGTATATGCAATGGTGCGTGATATTATTCAGGCAAAGATCGAGTTGCCGATCGGAGTCAATCTAATAGTGGGTGATATGGGAAATCCTCTAGACATTGAAAATTTTCTGAATAATGTAGAGGCTGTTCATCTCAATCTATCCATCGAACCCGGCGAATGGCAAGGTGAATTTCATACAGAAGAGCAAGGCTTAAAACTGTTCCTAGAAATCGCAAAGAGAAAGAACATTAAGCGGATATCTTATTTATCGTCTCTTTTGATGAACTATCAGGGCTCAAATGGATTCGACTGGTGGGTATTCAACGTTAAACTCAGTGCAATGAAACAAATTAAAACTTCCGGCATTCCCTATGCAATCTTTTACGCTTCTAGCTTTATGGAAAATTTTCTAAACAACCAAAAGCATGGGAGTAAAATTTCCTTAGCCGGTAAGTCTCGCTTTAAAATGTTCTATATCTCCGGTGAAGATTATGGAAGGCAAGTTGCCAATTCCTATAAAATCCTCACAACGGAAACTCGAGATTATGCGGTTCAGGGCTTAATGCCATATACCGCAGAGGAAGCGGCTAATCTATTTGTCCGCTTCTATAAAAAAGAAAAACTTAAAGTTCAAAAAATTCCTTTCTTTATTCTTCGCTTTCTCGGAAAAATAAGTCATAAGTTTCTTTACATTTCTAAACTCAGTGAAGCAATCAATAATTATCAGGAGAAATTTCAAGCTGAGCTTACATGGAAAGAGTTGGGCAAACCAATAGTAACCATCGAAGAATACGCGGCGCGGTTTTAA